Part of the Methylomonas rapida genome is shown below.
AGACGGCTTTCGCCAGGCGCCTGAAATTACTCGACATACTGATCGCGGTTTGCGACACGGTCGCCTATGCTCATGCCAAGGGTGTGATACACCGCGACCTGAAGCCCGCCAACATCATCAGCGGCAGCTATGGCGAAACCATCGTGCTGGATTGGGGATTGGCGCAAGTGGTCGAAGATCGCGACAACACCTATTTCTACCGGGAAGTGCTGACTCATCAACGCCACACCTTCAGCGACCAAAGCACGTCTGAAGTCATGGGCACCCCGGCCTACATGGCGCCGGAGCAATTCCAGGGTTTTGCCAGCAAGGCCAGCGATGTTTACAGCCTGGGTGTCATTCTGTACCGCATCCTGACCGGCACACTGCCCTATCACGGAACCCTGGAAGACATCAAAAACCAAATCGCCTCCCCGCAAAACTCGCCGTCGGCAAAGCAAGCCAATCCCAATGCGCAACCGGAATTGATCGCGATATGTGACAAAGCCATGCACAAACAGGCTGAAGAACGTTTTGCCGATGCCGGCGAATTGGCCGCGGAATTAAAAGCCTTTCGCGAAGGCCGCATGGTCAACATCTATGCCTATTCCAGGCAGGAGTTATTGCGCCGTTTTCTGAATCAGAACAAAACCCTGGTCGTGATGGCCGGTTTGTTGATGTGCACCGTTCTGGCGGGCGCCGGTTTCTCGCTTTATTACGCCAAACAAATGGAGCAGGCCAAACTCCAGGCCGAGGAATCCCTGGTCGTACTGACGGCTTTTGGTGAACGCTCGCAACAACAGGCACGGGACATCGCGGCGGCTATCTCAACCCGCACAAGCCGTCTTTTTACCGATTTGAAACAAGCCGCGCGTCAAATCGATACGGCCGAACCGCAAGCCAACGAACCCTTGCTGACGCAATTGCATCGCCAATATCCCCGTTTCGAATCGTTTTCATTGCGTAACGCGGACGAAATCTCACTGTTATTCAGCAAGGACGGCGACGACGCGCAAACCGTCGAGCGGCCGATCACGCAATTCGAAAACCAGCGCCTGGCCTTGATTTACCGGGTGCCTGTTTTGAGGAACGGCCAGGTAATCCAGTATCTGGAAGCCCGTCTGTATCCGGAAAAAGTGTTGCCGGATTTCCTGCCGCTGAATACGCAATCAGATAAGCATCGGCGTAACATTTGGATCATGCGCAACGACGGCCTGATCTTGTTTGATGAGTCGCCGCAATATATCGCCACCAATCTGTTCACCGACGTCGACAACTACCGCTCGCCGTCCCTGCAGGCCTTCGGTCGCCTGATGTTGACCGACGATGACAGCATCGGCTATTACTCCATCGGTGACGGCGACAGCGAAACCCACAAGATCGCCGCCTGGGATTCGATCAAATTCGGCCCCGATCACAGCTGGAAGGTGATCGTCAGTTATGCCTATATGCAAAAAAAAACATCTCCCCCGTCTTCCTTGTCGGAAATGAATATCGGTGACTGATCGATTGCCTTGGCCATTGCCGGACACAGCCAGTCGCGAAAATCTCTCTCAAACCGAACGAATCGCAAGACAAGCGCCGGATTTTCAAGGAAAATGGCGGCTTTTCATTATTCGCTGCATCGCATGTACAAATACGACGGCCTGGTCATTCACCAAAGCCATGACGACGAAGGCATCATAGAAGTCGTCGAAAACAACGGCGAACGCGCCCTGCACTTCGGCTCAACTTCCCGGCAAAGCAGCATGCTGCTGGCCGATCCCAACCGCCTGCATTCCTTGTATGCCAGAGCGATGATGGCCGGGCTGTTGTTTCACGACCAGCCGCGCGAAGTGCTGATGATAGGCCTCGGCGGCGGCACCATCGCCAAGTTCATGCTGCACCAGTTCCCCGACTGCCGCCTGAAAGTCGTGGAGTTTCGCGGCAGCGTGCTCAAAGTCGCTCGCAGCCATTTCGGCCTGCCCTTCGATCCACGCCTGAAAATCAAGATCGGCTGCGGCGCCCAACATGTGCGGCACGAAAGCCGCGAACAGGCTGAACGCTATGATCTGATGCTGATCGATGCCTACGATCATGCCGGCATGGCGCCAGAAGTGAGCAGCGAAAAATTTTTCGACAATTGCCGAACCTTGCTGAGCAAAGACGGTCTGCTAGTGATCAATTTGTGGGGCACCGACAAGGACATGTTCCAGCAAGTGACCTGGAACATGGGACGCATGTTCAATTGGCGCATCCTGTTTCTACCGGTACGTGGCCGCGGCAACGTGATCGGCTTTGCCTTTGGCGAGACCTTCCCCAAGCCGCGCATGAAGGACTTGAGCGAAAAAGCCAAACACCTGGAACAACAATACCAACTGGAATTTTCCACCTTTTTACAAGATTTCAAACGCAATAATCCCAGCGTCATCAACCGAGTAATTCATAAATGATACACAACGCGCCAAACATCTTCGGCTACAAAAAATACTGGGCCCACCGCTTCGGTCCGGCGCCGGAACTGCCGATGAGCCTGGAAGAAATGCAGCAACTGGGCTGGGACGCCTGCGACATCATCTTGGTGACTGGTGATGCTTATGTCGATCACCCAAGCTTTGGCATGGCGGTGATAGGCCGAGTATTGGAAGCGCAAGGGTTTCGGGTTGGCATCATCTCGCAGCCGGACTGGCACTCGGCCTCCGACTTCAGAAAACTCGGCCAGCCCACGCTGTTTTTCGGCGTCACCGGCGGCAACATGGACTCGATGGTCAATCGCTATACCTCGGACAAGAAAATCCGCTCTAACGACGCCTATACGGCTAACGGCGAGGCCGGCAAGCGTCCGGACCGTGCCGTGAACGTCTATTCGCATCGCTGCCGCGAGGCCTATAAAAACGTGCCGATCATCATCGGTGGCATCGAGGCCAGCCTGCGTCGCATCGCCCATTACGATTACTGGTCGGACAAGGTGCGCAAATCGATTCTGCTGGACTCGAAAGCCGACTTATTGGTCTACGGCAATGCCGAGCGCCAGATCGTCGAAATTGCCCATCGCCTGGCCAAGGGCGAAAGCATCCATGATCTGAAAGGCATCCGCGGCACCGTGCATTTCGTCAAGCAAGTGCCGCAAGGCTGGATCGAAAAAGACTCCACCGACATCGACAAGCCCGGCGCAGCGATCGTGCATCAGAATCCTTATCAGGAGATGCCGGCATGTGACGACAAACCGGCTGTAGGGGCAAATTCATTCGCCCAACAGCCGAACGAACACGTCATCCAATTCAAACCCATCGCCAACAAAAACCGCGCGCAAACCGTGATTAGGCTGCCCGATTACGATGCGGTCAAGGACGATCCGATTTTGTACGCGCACGCCTCACGCGTGATGCATGGCGAAACCAATCCCGGCAACGCCCGCGCATTGATCCAGCGCCACGGCAACCGCGAAGTCTGGATCAATCCGCCGCCGCTACCCTTGACCACACCGGAAATGGACGGCGTATTCGACCTGCCTTATTCCCGCCTGCCGCATCAGTCTTACGGCAAGGCCAACATTCCGGCCTTCGAGATGATCCAGCATTCGGTGCTGATCATGCGCGGCTGCTTCGGCGGCTGCAGTTTTTGTTCCATCACCGAGCACGAAGGCCGTATCATCCAGAATCGTTCGGAAGACTCGATCATCCGCGAGATCGAAACCATCCGCGATACCTCGCCCAACTTCACCGGCAATATCTCCGACCTGGGCGGCCCGACCGCCAACATGTGGCGCCTGGCCTGCAAGGACCCGAAAATCGAGGCATCCTGCCGCAAACCGTCCTGTGTCTATCCGGGCATCTGCCACAATCTGAACACCGACCAGACGCCGCTGATCAAGCTGTATCGTCGTGCCCGCGCCCTGCCCGGCATCAAGAAAATCTTCATCGCTTCTGGCCTGCGTTACGACATCGCCGTGGAAACCCCGGCTTATGTGAAAGAACTCGTCACCCACCACGTCGGCGGCTACCTGAAAATCGCCCCGGAACACACCGAACAAGGCCCGCTATCGAAAATGATGAAACCTGGCATGGGCACCTACGACCGCTTCAAGGCCATGTTCGACAAGTATTCCAAAGAAGCCGGCAAGGAACAATACCTGATCCCGTACTTCATCGCGGCTCATCCGGGCACCACCGACGAAGACATGTTGAACCTGGCTTTGTGGCTGAAACGCAATGGCTTCAGAGCCGACCAGGTGCAGGCTTTTTTGCCGTCGCCGATGTCGATTGCCACGGCGATGTATCATTCCGGCAAGGATACCTTGCACAAGATCGGTCGCAACGTGCCGGACATCGCGATTCCGCGCAGCATGAAGCAACGCAAACTGCACAAGGCCTTTTTGCGCTACCACGACCCAAAAAACTGGCCGCTGCTGCGCGAAGCCTTGAAACAAATGGGCCGCGCCGATTTGATCGGCAACGGCAAGCACCACTTGGTCCCGAGTTTTCAGCCCAAAACGGGCGAAACGGCGCCGCAACCCTCAAAAATGGCTAAGCGCCCGTTCGCCACCAAGCATACCGGCGAGAATTTCAGGCCGCAAAAGAGGAGATATCGGGGTTAATTAACCAAAAGAACGGTTTGTCCCCGCACTCCGCCGAAACCTTTGGATCACTGGCTTGCAGCAAAAAGATCGATTTCAAGTTGACCAATTGGTTTATCTCTGAATTCACTGTCATCCTTCGGCGTTCTTGCGTTACTCGCCTAGCGCATGATATAAGCTGACGGCATTCGTCACGTACCGTCCAGATATCGGAACGGCGCGACGTTCAACGAACCGGCACGGAGCTTGGTGAAGGAGCTTCGGAACCGGCTCAAATTACTCTGCCAAAATCGGGTAATGCCCTTCACCATCGAAGTAAGGAAGCGTTTCATGAAAGCACAGGATTTCTATCAAGGTTTGTTCGTCTTGTTTTTCGGGGTCTATTTAGCGGCCTGCACACCCAGTGCGACGCGGACCAATGCCTCGAATGCCGTTTCCGTTGTGCAACCCGTCGTGGTTCCCGGATTCGACGAACCGCTGATCTATCTCAATGCGGCGACAGCCGATTGGATTCCCCTGGTAAAACCGGAAATCCGGCCCGAAGCGACTGACTTGGAACGCTTGTCCCAATACTGGCGACTCAACCGCAATACGCCCTGGGAAGCCTCCATTCAGTTGAATTTAGGTTTGGCCTATTACCGCAGCGGTTATTTTAGCCAAACCTTCGACGCCTTCGAACAGGCGTGGACACTCAGCAAAGACTATCAGGAAGCTGAAGCGAAAGCCTTAGCCGACCGGGCCTTCGGCGAACTCATCCGCATGCATGCTCGCTTGGGCCACGCGGACCTGGTGGAAAGCTTATTGGCCTCCGTCAAAGGCCGCGCGTTCACAGGACCTGCCACCGCTGCTGTTGCCGGCGCCGAAGAAGGCTTGTGGATGATGCGTAATAATCCTGGCATCACTTATTTGTGCGGTCCAAAGGCGCTTTACTCCGTGCTCAAATGGCAACAACCCGATGCGGAAGGGTTGCAAGTGCTCGATGCTTACCGTTCGGGCGTCAACGGCGTTAATTTGATTGAATTAGGCCAATTGGCCGAACAAGCAAAAATGCATTACCGGACGGTCTATCGTGCTGCCGGGCAAAATATTCCGGTGCCGTCCGTGATCCA
Proteins encoded:
- a CDS encoding YgiQ family radical SAM protein is translated as MIHNAPNIFGYKKYWAHRFGPAPELPMSLEEMQQLGWDACDIILVTGDAYVDHPSFGMAVIGRVLEAQGFRVGIISQPDWHSASDFRKLGQPTLFFGVTGGNMDSMVNRYTSDKKIRSNDAYTANGEAGKRPDRAVNVYSHRCREAYKNVPIIIGGIEASLRRIAHYDYWSDKVRKSILLDSKADLLVYGNAERQIVEIAHRLAKGESIHDLKGIRGTVHFVKQVPQGWIEKDSTDIDKPGAAIVHQNPYQEMPACDDKPAVGANSFAQQPNEHVIQFKPIANKNRAQTVIRLPDYDAVKDDPILYAHASRVMHGETNPGNARALIQRHGNREVWINPPPLPLTTPEMDGVFDLPYSRLPHQSYGKANIPAFEMIQHSVLIMRGCFGGCSFCSITEHEGRIIQNRSEDSIIREIETIRDTSPNFTGNISDLGGPTANMWRLACKDPKIEASCRKPSCVYPGICHNLNTDQTPLIKLYRRARALPGIKKIFIASGLRYDIAVETPAYVKELVTHHVGGYLKIAPEHTEQGPLSKMMKPGMGTYDRFKAMFDKYSKEAGKEQYLIPYFIAAHPGTTDEDMLNLALWLKRNGFRADQVQAFLPSPMSIATAMYHSGKDTLHKIGRNVPDIAIPRSMKQRKLHKAFLRYHDPKNWPLLREALKQMGRADLIGNGKHHLVPSFQPKTGETAPQPSKMAKRPFATKHTGENFRPQKRRYRG
- a CDS encoding spermine/spermidine synthase domain-containing protein; protein product: MAAFHYSLHRMYKYDGLVIHQSHDDEGIIEVVENNGERALHFGSTSRQSSMLLADPNRLHSLYARAMMAGLLFHDQPREVLMIGLGGGTIAKFMLHQFPDCRLKVVEFRGSVLKVARSHFGLPFDPRLKIKIGCGAQHVRHESREQAERYDLMLIDAYDHAGMAPEVSSEKFFDNCRTLLSKDGLLVINLWGTDKDMFQQVTWNMGRMFNWRILFLPVRGRGNVIGFAFGETFPKPRMKDLSEKAKHLEQQYQLEFSTFLQDFKRNNPSVINRVIHK
- a CDS encoding serine/threonine-protein kinase, translating into MIFPNLDTLNPVADDDLTVLPPETPAGVRNHKLRLSDHLTILDLIDQGGIGRVSLAYDETIGRRVAVKELLDEYALNDPANAEVTNTFIHEAKITGKLEHPGVVPVYELGKRSDGQPYYVMRYVKGETLERSLKKCVATENETAFARRLKLLDILIAVCDTVAYAHAKGVIHRDLKPANIISGSYGETIVLDWGLAQVVEDRDNTYFYREVLTHQRHTFSDQSTSEVMGTPAYMAPEQFQGFASKASDVYSLGVILYRILTGTLPYHGTLEDIKNQIASPQNSPSAKQANPNAQPELIAICDKAMHKQAEERFADAGELAAELKAFREGRMVNIYAYSRQELLRRFLNQNKTLVVMAGLLMCTVLAGAGFSLYYAKQMEQAKLQAEESLVVLTAFGERSQQQARDIAAAISTRTSRLFTDLKQAARQIDTAEPQANEPLLTQLHRQYPRFESFSLRNADEISLLFSKDGDDAQTVERPITQFENQRLALIYRVPVLRNGQVIQYLEARLYPEKVLPDFLPLNTQSDKHRRNIWIMRNDGLILFDESPQYIATNLFTDVDNYRSPSLQAFGRLMLTDDDSIGYYSIGDGDSETHKIAAWDSIKFGPDHSWKVIVSYAYMQKKTSPPSSLSEMNIGD